The following coding sequences lie in one Danio rerio strain Tuebingen ecotype United States chromosome 25, GRCz12tu, whole genome shotgun sequence genomic window:
- the lrtm2b gene encoding uncharacterized protein lrtm2b, with translation MNILISSGLMTLVSLCGTSKSCPLLCSCNINQTDCSHLYQLASLDSILEQLPFDTTNLNLSKNNFTTVEPGSFSNLSALLQLDYSRNLLSAINPGCFSNLSGLLHLDLSRNLLSRVFPSSFSHLNSLEFLDLSVNLLVRLPVNLFSDLSSLNELVLRDNRLKELNPAQFKGLTELRRLDLSLNSLSHVPTHLLDGLQNLLWLSLVGNKLKTLDRSSLESANTLQQLLLEGNPWNCNCKLIPLKYWLEWIVYTGGRVDSPNCSFPTDLQGKDLASLPMELFRHCYPLQLQTRKPSAPEAHQGPSGDCMRQRYRAVSVRRATATVVVAGVVCSVVCVLMVVTATYGCIYATLVAHQQQQMLQRKRQQQEPLMVEKEPAHDEKEDLMPTIGKGAEAMECVGWMAFPPEVCV, from the exons ATGAACATCTTAA TTTCATCAGGTCTGATGACCCTAGTGAGTCTGTGTGGAACATCTAAAAGTTGTCCGTTATTGTGTTCCTGCAACATAAACCAAACAGACTGCAGTCACCTTTACCAACTGGCTTCCTTGGACTCCATCCTAGAGCAGCTTCCATTTGACACAACCAATCTCAACCTCTCCAAAAACAACTTCACCACTGTGGAACCTGGGAGCTTTTCCAACCTCAGCGCTTTGCTTCAACTAGACTACTCTAGAAACCTTCTCTCTGCCATCAACCCTGGATGTTTTTCCAATCTCAGTGGCCTGTTGCATCTTGACCTCTCCAGAAACCTTCTCTCCAGAGTTTTCCCTTCCAGTTTCTCCCATCTGAATAGCCTGGAGTTCCTGGATCTCTCAGTAAACCTTCTTGTGAGGCTCCCGGTTAACCTGTTCTCTGATCTCAGCAGCCTAAATGAACTGGTTCTACGAGACAACAGGCTAAAGGAACTGAACCCAGCTCAGTTCAAAGGCCTGACTGAGCTCAGGCGTCTGGATCTTTCTTTAAACAGCCTCAGCCATGTGCCCACACACCTACTGGATGGGCTCCAGAACCTGCTGTGGCTCTCGTTGGTGGGCAACAAGCTGAAAACTCTTGATCGGTCATCACTGGAGTCTGCCAACACTCTCCAGCAACTTCTGCTCGAGGGAAATCCCTGGAACTGCAACTGCAAATTAATTCCACTCAAGTATTGGCTAGAATGGATCGTATATACAG GTGGCCGTGTGGATTCCCCCAACTGCTCGTTTCCAACTGACCTGCAGGGTAAAGATCTTGCCAGTCTCCCAATGGAGTTGTTTAGACACTGTTACCCCTTGCAGCTCCAAACCAGAAAGCCATCCGCCCCAGAGGCCCACCAGGGGCCGTCAGGAGACTGTATGCGCCAGCGCTACCGGGCCGTGAGCGTGCGTCGAGCCACGGCCACAGTGGTGGTGGCGGGCGTGGTGTGCAGCGTGGTGTGTGTGTTGATGGTGGTGACGGCCACGTACGGCTGTATCTACGCCACGCTGGTGGCTCATCAACAACAGCAGATGCTGCAGAGAAAGCGCCAGCAGCAAGAGCCACTCATGGTGGAGAAAGAACCAGCACACGATGAAAAAGAGGATCTGATGCCAACCATCGGAAAGGGAGCCGAAGCTATGGAGTGTGTGGGGTGGATGGCATTTCCTCCGGAAGTGTGTGTTTAA